The Sporomusaceae bacterium FL31 genome contains a region encoding:
- a CDS encoding D-aminoacylase → MFDIVITNGILIDPEKLTRRKGNIGLKDGKIAAITSQEIHGKMKVDAADRIVSPGFIDIHGHVDLDAYCGELSLRQGITTTVGGNCGFSPCDIEAFFTAHETDGFIINQAEMIGHSFSLRDKVGATDPLKPATPEQLAQMTELVEKAFEAGACGLSLGLAYAPGSSNDEVYNLSKLAARYGRVVAVDTRMRTGIDMYSLVETVDIARQTGARVQISHLVYQYGTGVVDEALAVIDRARADGLDIRFDSGMYTEWATHIGAVLFNEDSIELNGWQLEDILVITGKYNGQRLNKEIYQDLRSNAPHTAVVVLTGVEEEIYLALSHPYGMPSTDTGAYAPGEGHPQIAGSFPRYFRKLVGERYELTIMEAIRKATLLPAETLGFHSKGRLRVGMDADVVVFDIKGIMDKADFGLPDAMPEGIDYVFINGKLALEKGRLIESQAGKAVRCHKPVYDYQI, encoded by the coding sequence ATGTTTGATATTGTGATCACAAATGGGATACTCATTGACCCGGAAAAGTTAACGCGGCGTAAAGGGAATATTGGATTGAAGGATGGTAAAATTGCGGCAATAACAAGCCAGGAAATTCATGGCAAGATGAAGGTTGATGCTGCTGACCGAATTGTTTCGCCGGGGTTTATCGATATCCATGGACATGTAGATTTAGATGCTTATTGTGGCGAACTATCGCTGCGGCAGGGAATTACAACTACTGTTGGTGGAAACTGCGGCTTCAGTCCGTGCGATATTGAGGCGTTCTTTACTGCTCATGAGACAGATGGCTTTATTATTAATCAAGCTGAAATGATTGGACATTCTTTTAGTCTACGGGACAAGGTTGGAGCGACAGATCCGTTAAAACCAGCCACTCCGGAACAGTTAGCCCAAATGACCGAACTGGTGGAAAAAGCTTTTGAGGCTGGGGCATGCGGCTTATCGCTGGGCTTAGCCTATGCACCTGGCAGTTCTAACGATGAGGTCTATAATTTAAGTAAACTCGCTGCACGGTATGGCAGAGTTGTTGCAGTCGATACCAGAATGCGTACCGGTATTGATATGTATTCACTGGTTGAAACTGTTGATATAGCCCGGCAAACTGGTGCAAGAGTTCAAATTTCTCATTTGGTGTACCAATATGGTACTGGCGTCGTGGATGAAGCTTTAGCTGTTATCGACCGAGCAAGAGCAGATGGCCTGGATATTCGCTTTGACAGCGGCATGTATACTGAATGGGCTACTCATATTGGTGCTGTACTCTTTAATGAGGATTCGATCGAACTTAACGGTTGGCAGCTGGAAGATATCTTGGTCATTACTGGCAAATATAACGGGCAGCGTTTAAACAAGGAAATCTACCAAGACCTTCGCAGCAATGCTCCACATACCGCTGTAGTTGTTCTTACCGGAGTGGAGGAAGAAATCTATCTGGCGCTTAGCCATCCTTATGGAATGCCTTCGACCGATACGGGGGCCTATGCACCTGGCGAGGGACATCCGCAGATAGCTGGCAGTTTTCCTCGCTATTTTCGAAAGTTAGTAGGCGAACGGTATGAATTAACCATCATGGAGGCCATTAGAAAGGCTACTTTACTACCGGCTGAGACGCTGGGTTTTCATTCTAAAGGACGATTGCGCGTGGGTATGGATGCCGATGTAGTAGTTTTTGATATAAAGGGCATTATGGATAAAGCTGATTTTGGTTTGCCAGATGCGATGCCCGAAGGCATCGATTATGTTTTTATCAATGGAAAGCTGGCATTAGAGAAAGGCCGGCTTATTGAAAGCCAGGCCGGAAAAGC
- the yhdY_1 gene encoding putative MscS family protein YhdY produces the protein MDYDVWSVIAKFDQSADYLVSYSHLYRIGISVVILCFFLGLRNIFTRHITYWLSKFFNATQVAANDYLLTAAKSPASNTIITLGLYLALANYLPTTYEPILSKILSSFIVIFTAQGIHALVKLYGNDTETLGRLLDTKVDQILIPFFSKVLRFLIIALAFVVIASNWGYDVNGFIAGLGLGGLAFALAAKDLLANIFSGIVIITDKPFSIGDWIKTNEVEGTIIDINFRSTKIRTFEHALVTVPNSNLVNAPIVNYTKRQLRRITFNLGVSPHTDSNALKNCIERIEIILTQHPSIDNTTIFVKFDSISENSLNIFLYFFTTTTVWEEYLTIKQEVNLLIMQILKEEGVSLSCPRTSHYFATPLEVVNAGTATPNYKT, from the coding sequence ATGGATTATGATGTCTGGTCAGTTATCGCAAAGTTCGATCAAAGCGCTGACTATCTAGTTAGCTACTCCCACTTGTATCGCATTGGAATATCTGTTGTTATCCTGTGCTTTTTCCTAGGTCTTAGAAATATTTTCACCAGGCATATCACCTATTGGTTATCCAAATTTTTTAATGCTACTCAGGTCGCTGCCAATGACTACTTATTGACTGCCGCTAAATCTCCCGCAAGTAATACCATCATCACGCTGGGCTTATATTTGGCCTTAGCAAACTACCTGCCAACTACTTATGAGCCAATCCTAAGCAAAATACTTAGTTCCTTTATCGTCATTTTTACAGCTCAGGGAATTCACGCTTTGGTAAAACTCTATGGAAATGATACCGAAACGCTTGGCCGATTACTGGATACAAAAGTTGATCAAATATTAATTCCTTTTTTTTCAAAAGTACTGCGCTTCCTGATCATCGCTCTGGCCTTTGTTGTTATCGCCAGTAATTGGGGCTATGATGTCAATGGATTTATTGCCGGGCTCGGACTGGGCGGACTTGCTTTTGCACTGGCAGCAAAAGATTTGTTGGCCAATATTTTTTCTGGCATTGTCATTATTACTGATAAACCTTTTAGCATTGGTGACTGGATAAAAACGAATGAGGTTGAAGGAACCATTATCGACATCAATTTCCGCAGTACCAAAATTAGAACCTTCGAGCATGCTTTAGTTACAGTACCAAATTCTAATCTGGTGAATGCGCCAATTGTCAATTATACGAAGCGCCAACTGCGCCGCATTACGTTTAATTTGGGAGTCAGCCCTCATACAGACAGCAATGCTTTAAAAAATTGTATTGAGCGTATAGAAATTATACTTACCCAGCACCCCTCGATCGACAACACAACAATTTTTGTGAAATTTGATTCGATTAGCGAGAATTCTTTGAATATTTTCCTATATTTCTTTACCACTACCACCGTGTGGGAAGAATATTTAACCATTAAACAAGAAGTGAATCTCCTCATTATGCAAATTCTTAAAGAAGAAGGAGTCAGCCTGTCTTGCCCCCGTACCAGCCATTACTTCGCTACTCCACTGGAGGTAGTCAACGCAGGGACAGCAACACCTAATTACAAGACTTAG